Sequence from the Flavobacterium sp. TR2 genome:
CCTGCAACTGTGCTACAGTAACCTCCACTAGTTCCAGTCATTGTAAATGATGTTAATGAACAATTTGAAGCACTTACATTTACAATTCCACTAACTGCTGAGAAATAGGTGTTGTTTTGATTCGTTGCTACTGAACTTGTACTACCCCATGATCCTGCTATTGTATCGGCTCCTCCTAATATAAGTTTATTGGCAGTATGTGTTAAACCCCCACCTAAGTTAGCTACGGAGGCGATAGACAAAGTACCAGTTATTGTTAGTCCTATACTGAATGTAGTGGTTCCAGAACTAATCGTTAAATTATTAAAAGTATCAAATATATTAGTAGGTAAAGTATTCGTTGCTGTTAATTGAACTGTTCCTGATCCAGGAATAAAACTATTTGAATTACTACTATTTGCGAGAGCAAAGCCCTGACAAACGAGTAATCCTCCATTTGTCATATTCAAAGCTCCTCTTCTATTATTAGCATTACTTTCTCCTAATGTTACAATACCATTTACTGTAAGTCGGCCTGTAGAGCCAGTATATGATAACGTTGAAGTATTAGAGCTAGTTGGAGACATAGATAATGACGCACAAGTAAATGTTCCATCAACCACTACATTATGATTTGAAACTATAAGGACATTGTCAACTGGACTTGGAGGCCCTCCGGTTGTGCGGTAAGTCTGTCCTGTATTATTAGATGATGCATTTGCTGTCAAGGTTAAACTTGTATTACTCGCTATAGATGCAACAGTACCAATTGCTGTTCCCCCTTGAGTGGTTATAACTGAACCTATTGACAACTGAGTTAAAAAAAGCGTTGAAGTTCCTGTAACAGTATTAGTACCTGTAGAAGAAGTAATAGTACCTGTTCTATTTAAATTAGCGTTAACCCAAGTTCCCGCAGCACTCCAATTTCCAGAAGTAGCACTTGTTCTGCTTTGAGAAAAAATAGTCTGCGTAAACACAAAAAACATCCCAACACAAAGTAATCCTAAACTTGGTGTACTTAATCTTTTGAGGAAAGATTTAGAGGAAATGAAAAATAAAAACGAGTAAAGTAATTTTCTCATCATATAACAGTAGGTATTTGTTTTAAATTTGTTTTTGGTTTGCTTAAAGCAAAATGGCATTGTTTTCAAGAAACTAAATGTTCCTGTGGTATTATATTGGATTCCAAATTTTTAGATTTTAGGCTTTTTGCCAAAACTTAAAAATGTTAAAATTCCGTACAAAAATATTTAAATTAGCCTAATACACAAGGTTATAATTTATTTCTTTTTATAAAATATTAACAAATTTCAGAATTAATTTATAACTATTTGACCATTACTCAATTTAAACGTTAAAACGCATGAAAAACCCGACGAATAGCACTTTTACCATCAAAGAAGCTTTACAAAAGTTAGAGCATTTTTGTGCCTATCAAGAACGTTGTCATGACGAAGTAGTGGCCAAATTATACACCCTAAAAATGACTCGAGACGAGATTGACAGTATTGTCGTACAGCTCATTGAAGGAAATTTTTTAAACGAAACCCGTTTTGCCTGCAGCTTTGCAAGAGGCAAACACAGGATCAAACATTGGGGAAAAATCAGAATCACCAATGAACTCAAAGCAAGAAATATTTCTTCAACAAATATTACCTTGGCTTTGAAAGAAATTTCAGCTGAAGAGTATTTTGAAACTTTTGAAAATTTAGCGGAAAGATGTTGGAATAGTATTTCAGAAAACAATCTTCTTAAAAAACGCAAAAAGTTTTGCGACTATATGCTGCGAAGAGGTTACGAAAGCGGTCTCGTGTATGAAAAAGTTAAGGAATTAGAAGAAAAATAATCTTCGATTTTTACTTTAAAAAAACGTTTTTACCTCTCGCCAAAACCACTTCAATCATTCTTCTTAAAAATCCTAAATTACTCCACAGAAACTAAAACAACTTTCAGTTATAAAATATTCCTTTTTTGAAGAATTTATACCAAACTAGACGTTTTTTAGTCTAAAAGTTCAAAAAAGAGTCTCAAAAAAAGCCATTATTTGAGATTATTCCTATAATATTTTTTAGTGTTTTATAAGAATACTTGCCGAACATTAAAATTTTTAATGCAATTCATCGACTATTTTTTCAGTTCATCGATTATATCGGGGTTCTCAAAACCTCGCCGATCTTGAGCTCGTAGATGTATCTATCTTTGCGGCGGTTCAAAAAATCCTATGCCAGCATAACAAATTGATAGAAAACATTTAACATGAAAAAAACTTTACTTTTATTCTTATTGTTGCCTTTTTTTGGATTTGCTCAGTTGAGCGGCAATTATGTCATTAGCTCGACTAAAACTGACTCACAATTCAAAACCCTTACAGAAGCAATTGCAAAATTGAATGATGTTGGAATAGAAGGAAATGTTCAGTTTCTTTTAGATGAAAATCAAAATTTAACTTCCCAGTTAACCATTACCCGCTTTAAAAATAAAAACGGCAACACGGTTACTATAAAACCAAATGCAGGGAAAGACATTATCATAACTGGAAAAGTTCGTGATGGCGGATTGATCGCGCTTAATAATGCGGACAATGTTACTATTGACGGAAATAATGGAACTGCAGACAATAAGCTAAAGATTTACAACAATTTTAATGACAATAGTAACAACTATGCAAAACGAGTTGGCATTTGGCTTTACAAAAAGTCTGAGAATAATAAATTTCAGAATTTAACTGTCGAATTAAACCCAATAGGAGCTGAAATTGGAACCATATCAACTGGAATTTTAGCTTCTGGAGATAGCTTTGACAGTAACGGAAATAACTCCAACAATACCATCCAAAATGTCACTTTTGCAAATGTCAAGCAAGCTATTGTTGTAAAGGGCCAAAACAAAACCAATACAGGATGGAAAATTGTAAACAACAAAATATCATCTGCAACTCAGACTACGAGACCATTTTTAGGTATCTCAATTTCAAACGTTACTAATTATACGGTAACTGGAAATATAGTAGACGGAATAAAAATACCTTCAAATTTTGATGGATCGTCTGCTTTCTCTGGGATATATTTAGAAGACGCCGATAATGGAACTGTTTCAAATAATACGGTCTCAAATATAGAAAACCGTAGAGGCTACCCTACTGGCTATGCCGTTTACATTAAAGGAAATAGTGCGATTGTTTCTCAAAACATAGTTTCTAATTTTTTCACAAACGCTGGAAGTGCGTTAGGAATTAAAGTAGAAGGAGATGATGCGTCGATATTTAACAATAAAATCAGTTCTATAATTTCCGATCAAGCAGTAACTGCCAGCGGAATTTACACCACAGGAAACAATCAATTAATATACAACAACTTTGTACTCGATGTAGCTTCTGCTGGAGGCGGCGGTGTAAGCAGCCAGAATGCTTTTGGTAT
This genomic interval carries:
- a CDS encoding regulatory protein RecX; the encoded protein is MKNPTNSTFTIKEALQKLEHFCAYQERCHDEVVAKLYTLKMTRDEIDSIVVQLIEGNFLNETRFACSFARGKHRIKHWGKIRITNELKARNISSTNITLALKEISAEEYFETFENLAERCWNSISENNLLKKRKKFCDYMLRRGYESGLVYEKVKELEEK